The following coding sequences are from one Carassius gibelio isolate Cgi1373 ecotype wild population from Czech Republic chromosome B7, carGib1.2-hapl.c, whole genome shotgun sequence window:
- the LOC127962479 gene encoding putative SCAN domain-containing protein SCAND2P has translation MQSPSGTPFADIIQSLAGLHQEQHQHMLAIKEEQDKRFEALLRAQHEDRELFRSWVDREARATPSFKDQTSPLPLNKMGPQDDPEAFLDLFEKSAEARGWPPADWPLRLIPLLSGEAQVAAHQLPVQNLLAYQDLKRAILQRVGRTPEQHRQRFRTLTLEESGRPFVMAQQLRDSCRKWLMADSSDVEDVIDRVVLEQFVAKLPRKTAQWVQCHRPTSLNQAIQLAEDQMVACPGVGDPLPSASLSSSLSSPPLSLPKSVPLPRSRGGLPSKLAPRWRTNYGAESPAGPRAPPRGGTSPMGSVPQAPASPLSPRQSLDLLPAARVAVKSGPACWRCGDPGHFIDRCPVMEVGTLIRVPDAPKAALDQAGLYQIP, from the exons atgcaatctccgtcaggtacgccatttgcggacatcatccagtcgctcgccggtcttcatcaggaacaacatcaacacatgctGGCGATCAAGGAGGAGCAGGACAAACGCTTCGAGGCGCTCCTCCGGGCCCAGCATGAAGACCGCGAGCTATTCCGGAGCTGGGTAGACCGGGAGGCCCGGGCCACCCCTTCGTTTAAAGACCAGACATCTCCTCTGCCGCTCAACAAGATGGGGCCTCAGGATGacccggaggccttcctggacctGTTTGAAAAATCGGCAGAGGCTCGAGGGTGGCCCCCTGCGGACTGGCCCCTGCGGCTCATTCCCCTGCTGTCCGGGGAAGCGCAGGTGGCCGCTCACCAACTGCCAGTCCAAAACCTCCTGGCCTACCAGGACCTCAAGCGTGCCATCCTCCAGCGGGTCGGTCGGACTCCGGAGCAACATCGCCAGAGGTTCAGGACTCTAACCCTGGAAGAGTCTGGCCGGCCCTTCGTGAtggcacagcagctccgggattcctgccgcaagtggttgatggccgacagtagcgacgtcgaggacgtgatcgatcgtgtggtactggagcagttcgtggccaagctgccaaggaagacagcgcagtgggtccagtgccaccgcccgacgtcgctgaaccaggccatccagctggcggaagaccaaatggtggcgtgtccaggggtcggcgaccccttaccatctgcttctctctcttcttctctctcctcccctcccctctctctccctaaaTCTGTCCCTCTCCCCAGGTCCCGTGGGGGGCTTCCGTCGAAGCTAGCCCCGAGGTGGAGGACGAATTACGGGGCTGAGTCACCAGCAGGTCCCAGGGCTCCTCCCAGGGGTGGGACCTCGCCCATGGGATCCGTTCCCCAGGCCCCGGCCTCTCCGCTCTCTCCTCGCCAATCGCTTGACCTACTTCCTGCCGCCAGGGTGGCGGTAAAGTCTGGgccggcctgttggcgttgcggggacccagGGCATTTTATCGATAGGTGTCCGGTGATGGAAGTGGGGACGTTGATCCGGGTCCCCGACGCGCCAAAGGCTGCCCTCGATCAGGCTGGCTTATACCAAATACCA taa